In Flavobacterium sp. 83, the genomic window TGTTTCTGCAAAAGACAAGCAAGGTGTTGTCTATTTTCAGGAATTGGAAAAAGAACTGAAAAATTTTAAAGTAAGTATTTTACCCGAAAATTTTTCAATGGAATATGTTGATACATTGAATAGTAAACCGGGTATTTTGGCTTTGGCTTTAGAGCAAAAAATATACAGTTTACAAGGAGTACCTTTTGTGGTTCCTGGAGGAAGATTCAATGAAATGTATGGGTGGGATAGTTATTTTATTGGGGTTGGTTTAATTATCGATAATCAATTGGAAAAAGCAATGTCAATTGCTGAAAACTTTAAATATCAAATTATACATTACGGTAAAATTCTAAATGCGAACAGAAGTTATTACTTAACAAGAACGCAACCTCCTTTGTATTCTTCCTTATTAATTGAAATTGCAAAAAATAAAGTGCCAAGTTTAGAATGGTTGCGAAGTCATTTGGAAACAGTTATTTTGGAATATAATACGGTTTGGATGGTTCAAGGAAACCGATTGACTCCAACAGGTTTAAATCGTTACAAAGCTGATGGTGTAGGAATGCCGTTTGAAGTAGAACCGGGGCACTTTGATGATGTTCTTGAACCGTTTGCTAAAAAATATAATTTGCCAATTCGGGAGTTTGAAAAACAATATTTAAACCGAACTCTTGTTGATGCGGATCTTGATGTCTATTTTGTTCATGATCGTAGCTTGAGAGAAAGCGGTCACGATACAACCGATAGACTTATAAATACATGTGCCAATTTAAACTCGGTAGATATCAATAGCTTTCTTTATAAATACGAAAAGGACATTGCGTATTTGGTAAAAGAGTATTTCAATAATGTTTTCCAAGTTGGAGATGTGACGTATACTTCGGAAGAATGGGAACATAAAGCACTTTTTAGAAAAGAGAAAATTGATGAATTGTGTTGGAATGAAGAATTAAGCATGTATTTTGATTATGATTTTGTAAATAAAAAACAATTTCCATTTGAAGCAGCAACTACATTTTTTCCTTTATGGGCTGGGTTATGTAATGAACACCAAGCTAAAAAACTAGTAGAAATAGCCTTGCCGCAATTTATAAAAACAGGGGGAATTACAGGAAGTACAAAAGCGAGTAGTGATAGTTTTTCAAAAGACGGACCACAACGACAATGGGACTATCCGTTTGGTTGGGCACCACATCAAATGTTATTGTGGGAGGGTTTGATTAAATATAAATTCTTCAATAAGGCTCAGGAAATGGTTTACAGATGGTTGTGGTTAATTACTAAAAATGCAGTTGAATATAACGGAACTATTCCTGAAAAATTTGATTTAGAAATAAGTTCGCATAAGGTTTTTGCTGAATATGGTAATGTGGGAACCGAATTTGATTATATCGCCAAGGAAGGGTTTGGTTGGGTGAATGCATCATACCAATACGGTTTGGAAATATTGAGTGTCAATTTGAAAGAAGAACTAAATAAACTGACTTCTCCCGATGAATTGTTTTAATGTGAAATAAATAAATAAATAAATAAATAAATAAATCATTTGAATGCTATTTTTTTTAACTTTATAATAAATTAAACCTATCTATTATGACTGTTAATCAAATATTAAGCACAAAAGGGAAGGAAGTGTATTCCATACTTTCCACTAACACTGTATACGAAGCATTGACAGTGATGAGCGAAAAAAACATTGGAGCAATTCTTATTATTGAAGAAGGAATTCTCAAAGGAGTTTTGTCTGAAAGAGATTATGCCAGAAAAATTGTTTTGAAAGCTAAATCTTCAAAGAAAGCATTGGTTCATGAAATTATGGAGGCAAATGTAGTTACAGTAAAACCATCCGATAATTTAGATTATTGCATGGAATTAATGAGTACTAAAAGAGTACGACATTTACCTGTTTTAGAAAACGATACTGTCATAGGAATTATATCTATAAGTGATGTTGTAAAAGCAATAATAGAAATTCAAAAAGATACAATTCAACATTTAAATTCATACATCACACAATAAAAATTTTATAGTCCAATAACTAAAATAGCTGCAAATTTTTGCAGCTATTTTTATTTGTTTTTGCGGGAAGTATCTGTTTTTTATAAAAGAATAGGATAAAAGCTGACTTTTTAAACCAAGTCTTCTATCTTTGTGTGATAGCAAAAAATCTAAAACAATGGATAAAAACAGTAAAAGAAGAGAAGCATTATTATACCACGCAAAGCCAACTCCTGGTAAAATTCAAGTAGTTCCCACTAAGAAATATGCAACACAAAGAGATTTATCTTTGGCTTATTCACCTGGTGTGGCCGAGCCATGTTTGGAGATTGCTAAAGATGTTAACAATGTTTATAAATATACTGCAAAGGGGAATTTAGTTGCTGTAATTACCAATGGTACTGCAGTCTTAGGGCTTGGAGATATAGGTCCTGAAGCATCTAAGCCAGTAATGGAAGGTAAGGGATTGTTGTTTAAAATATTTGCCGATATTGATGTATTTGACATCGAAATTGGGACAAAAGACATTGAAGAATTTATCCAAACTGTAAAGAATATAGCACCAACTTTTGGTGGAATAAATTTAGAGGATATTAAAGCTCCTGAGTCTTTTGAAATTGAAAGAAGATTAGTAGAAGAGTTGAATATTCCGGTAATGCACGATGATCAACACGGAACTGCAATTATATCGTCGGCCGCTTTATTGAATGCATTAGAGTTGGCTAATAAAAAATCAGAAGATGTGAAAATGGTAGTTTCGGGAGCAGGTTCTGCGGCTCTGGCTTGTGCCGATTTGTATGTTTTGTTAGGGGTAAAAGTCGAAAATATATTGATGTTTAACAGTAAAGGAGTTTTGACAAAAGACAATGCTTCCCTTTCTGCTTTACAGCAAAAATATGCCAAAGACATAAAACCAATGAGTCTTGAAGAAGCATTAGTTGGTGCCGATATTTTCTTAGGTTTATCTACAGGAGGAATTATGTCTCCACAAATGTTGATGGGAATGGCCGAAAATCCAATCGTTTTTGCAATGGCAAATCCAGATCCTGAAATTGATTATAATCTGGCTGTCGCAACTCGAAAAGATGTTATCATGGCTACGGGGCGTTCTGATTTTCCTAATCAGGTGAATAATGTTCTTGGGTTTCCATATATTTTTAGAGGGGCACTCGATGTTCGTGCAACTAAAATAAATGAAGAAATGAAGATGGCAGCTGTAAAAGCACTAGCTTTATTAACTAAAGAATCAGTTCCTGAACAAGTAAATGTTGCTTATGGAGCTACAAAATTAATTTTCGGAAAAGAATACATTATTCCTAAACCATTCGATCCAAGGTTAATAACTATTGTAGCACCAGCTGTTGCAAAAGCTGCTATGGATTCAGGGGTAGCATTAAATCCTATTACTGATTGGAAAAAGTATGAAGAAGAACTTTTAGATCGTTTAGGGAATGATAATAAAATGGTTCGATTGATTACCAATAGAGCTAAAATGGATCCAAAAAGTATCGTTTTTGCGGAAGCTGATCATTTAGATGTTCTTAAAGCAGCTCAAATTGTATTGGAAGAAGGAATTGGTTTTCCAATTTTATTGGGAAATAAGGAAATTATTTTAGAATTAAAAGAAGAGCTAGGTTTTGATGCGGATGTTCAAATTATAGATCCAAAAATAAAAGAAGAAGAGCCTAGAAGAAATAAGTTTGCCAAAACCTATTGGGAATCAAGACAAAGACGTGGAATATCTTTATTTGATGCTCAGAAATTAATGCGTGAAAGAAACTATTTTGCCGCGATGATGGTCAATGAAGGTGAAGCTGATGCGCTAGTTACAGGTCATTCCAGAAGTTATCCGTCTGTTGTGAAACCCATGTTACAACTTATTGAAAAAGCCCATGGCGCTTCTCTTGTAGCTACTACAAATATGATGATGACGGCTCGTGGACCAATGTTTTTATCTGACACTGCAATAAATATAAATCCTTCTGCAGATGATTTGGCAAAAATTGCTATAATGACAGCAAAAACAGCAAAAATGTTTGGAGTTGAACCAGTAATAGCAATGATATCTTATTCTAATTTTGGTTCTTCAACAAATGAAAGCGCTGCAAAAGTTAGGGAAGCAGTTGCTTATTTACATAAAAACCATCCGGAAATGATTATAGATGGTGAGTTGCAAGCTGATTTTGCTTTGAATCCTGAAATGTTAAAAGAGAAATTCCCGTTTTCAAAATTAGCAGGTAA contains:
- a CDS encoding trehalase family glycosidase codes for the protein MNFSINVDKVFRELLLQEDTDNDKKITKDDNGPKKFALVDENTKHEIVIVGTYHLSNLLQELALLKENKVEKGEVDLSRIQEDPVERISRKIREDYWNELTRTIDRKGLDQILQDEKTTNEVPTLYVSAKDKQGVVYFQELEKELKNFKVSILPENFSMEYVDTLNSKPGILALALEQKIYSLQGVPFVVPGGRFNEMYGWDSYFIGVGLIIDNQLEKAMSIAENFKYQIIHYGKILNANRSYYLTRTQPPLYSSLLIEIAKNKVPSLEWLRSHLETVILEYNTVWMVQGNRLTPTGLNRYKADGVGMPFEVEPGHFDDVLEPFAKKYNLPIREFEKQYLNRTLVDADLDVYFVHDRSLRESGHDTTDRLINTCANLNSVDINSFLYKYEKDIAYLVKEYFNNVFQVGDVTYTSEEWEHKALFRKEKIDELCWNEELSMYFDYDFVNKKQFPFEAATTFFPLWAGLCNEHQAKKLVEIALPQFIKTGGITGSTKASSDSFSKDGPQRQWDYPFGWAPHQMLLWEGLIKYKFFNKAQEMVYRWLWLITKNAVEYNGTIPEKFDLEISSHKVFAEYGNVGTEFDYIAKEGFGWVNASYQYGLEILSVNLKEELNKLTSPDELF
- a CDS encoding CBS domain-containing protein, whose product is MTVNQILSTKGKEVYSILSTNTVYEALTVMSEKNIGAILIIEEGILKGVLSERDYARKIVLKAKSSKKALVHEIMEANVVTVKPSDNLDYCMELMSTKRVRHLPVLENDTVIGIISISDVVKAIIEIQKDTIQHLNSYITQ
- a CDS encoding NADP-dependent malic enzyme, which translates into the protein MDKNSKRREALLYHAKPTPGKIQVVPTKKYATQRDLSLAYSPGVAEPCLEIAKDVNNVYKYTAKGNLVAVITNGTAVLGLGDIGPEASKPVMEGKGLLFKIFADIDVFDIEIGTKDIEEFIQTVKNIAPTFGGINLEDIKAPESFEIERRLVEELNIPVMHDDQHGTAIISSAALLNALELANKKSEDVKMVVSGAGSAALACADLYVLLGVKVENILMFNSKGVLTKDNASLSALQQKYAKDIKPMSLEEALVGADIFLGLSTGGIMSPQMLMGMAENPIVFAMANPDPEIDYNLAVATRKDVIMATGRSDFPNQVNNVLGFPYIFRGALDVRATKINEEMKMAAVKALALLTKESVPEQVNVAYGATKLIFGKEYIIPKPFDPRLITIVAPAVAKAAMDSGVALNPITDWKKYEEELLDRLGNDNKMVRLITNRAKMDPKSIVFAEADHLDVLKAAQIVLEEGIGFPILLGNKEIILELKEELGFDADVQIIDPKIKEEEPRRNKFAKTYWESRQRRGISLFDAQKLMRERNYFAAMMVNEGEADALVTGHSRSYPSVVKPMLQLIEKAHGASLVATTNMMMTARGPMFLSDTAININPSADDLAKIAIMTAKTAKMFGVEPVIAMISYSNFGSSTNESAAKVREAVAYLHKNHPEMIIDGELQADFALNPEMLKEKFPFSKLAGKKVNTLIFPNLESANITYKLLKELNKVDSIGPIMLGMGKPVHIFQLGASVEEMVNMAAIAVIDAQEKQNKKINVG